One Peterkaempfera bronchialis DNA window includes the following coding sequences:
- a CDS encoding DNA-binding protein produces the protein MGLWRIGGAVAGPVAFGCRLCTARRTGTALRAVRYAPPWERACVRHGRWLLDADANQPLEHLDLRGLPEVVAAQRRWASVARRAVRAGAEPERVFALAQAVVARWWEQALQWERETVWPRRLHQVAGGDAGGDLERWRVVGRDAVVFPEVVAVVDALLDPAMAELVWADSGAGRPRALPADGMFCRRLGERLGRGWLGPLAATDHGGPLIAWMGSVIRLRRGAGGPPGYDNDPWWLRQEPHAPTMAGQLRVLGKEKKAPGSGTMWRAAVPAEQRRLITSAISSAEEQLLQLRGVQTAPTAEVARRLLRGLGHSAGLIEAAWKRTAVAAVNGGVPLQEVARWLDMPVEVLSQMLTAGRQENGGRERCADGQVGC, from the coding sequence GTGGGGCTGTGGAGGATCGGTGGCGCGGTGGCCGGTCCGGTGGCGTTCGGCTGCCGGCTGTGCACGGCCCGGCGCACGGGGACGGCTCTGCGGGCGGTGCGGTACGCGCCGCCGTGGGAGCGGGCGTGTGTTCGGCATGGGCGGTGGCTGCTGGACGCGGACGCCAACCAGCCGCTGGAGCACCTCGATCTGCGTGGCCTGCCTGAGGTGGTGGCGGCGCAGCGGCGGTGGGCCTCGGTGGCGCGGCGGGCGGTGCGGGCCGGAGCGGAGCCGGAGCGGGTGTTCGCGCTGGCGCAGGCGGTGGTGGCCCGGTGGTGGGAGCAGGCCCTGCAGTGGGAGCGGGAGACGGTCTGGCCGCGGCGCCTGCACCAGGTCGCGGGCGGGGATGCAGGTGGTGATCTGGAGCGGTGGCGGGTCGTGGGGCGGGACGCGGTCGTCTTCCCGGAGGTGGTGGCGGTGGTCGACGCACTGCTGGACCCGGCGATGGCGGAGCTGGTGTGGGCCGACAGCGGTGCCGGGCGGCCGCGGGCGCTTCCCGCCGACGGGATGTTCTGCCGCAGGCTCGGTGAGCGGCTGGGGCGGGGATGGCTGGGGCCGCTGGCCGCGACGGACCACGGCGGGCCGCTCATCGCGTGGATGGGCAGCGTCATCCGCCTTCGCCGCGGTGCCGGCGGGCCGCCCGGGTACGACAACGACCCGTGGTGGCTGCGGCAGGAACCCCACGCCCCGACCATGGCCGGCCAGCTGCGGGTGCTGGGCAAGGAGAAGAAGGCGCCCGGATCGGGGACGATGTGGCGGGCTGCGGTGCCCGCCGAGCAGCGCAGGCTGATCACCAGCGCTATCTCCAGCGCCGAGGAGCAGCTGCTGCAGCTGCGCGGGGTGCAGACCGCTCCTACCGCCGAGGTCGCCCGACGGCTGCTGCGCGGGCTCGGTCACAGTGCCGGCCTGATCGAGGCGGCCTGGAAACGGACCGCGGTGGCGGCGGTGAACGGCGGGGTGCCGCTTCAGGAGGTGGCCCGGTGGCTGGACATGCCCGTTGAGGTGCTCAGCCAGATGCTGACGGCGGGCAGGCAGGAGAACGGCGGCCGAGAGCGATGCGCCGACGGGCAGGTCGGCTGTTAG
- a CDS encoding TnsA-like heteromeric transposase endonuclease subunit, which translates to MDQGSGFEALFLDPVGQAVQQRWADAAMTVAFEELPPVSAFPVVPGRRWGPGLWWSATTGRHVTAGSNAIHAQLMVLDRDPDVTCLAGRPVRLLWRTPRGQVRSWVPQLFARRADGTTLLADCPGHPNAGGERAVKAAEAVAQACADVGWTYRRLPPLDDVLAANLKWLAGYRHPRNAGRPGLMTAVVEAFTRPQPLVEGTEAVGDPIEVLPCVFHALWHGRLTAGLDTPLHERILVGPQGWSDQGKKGGAG; encoded by the coding sequence GTGGACCAGGGCAGCGGGTTCGAGGCGCTGTTCCTCGACCCGGTGGGACAGGCGGTCCAGCAGCGGTGGGCGGACGCCGCCATGACCGTGGCGTTCGAGGAACTGCCGCCGGTGTCGGCGTTCCCGGTGGTCCCGGGGCGGCGCTGGGGGCCGGGCCTGTGGTGGTCGGCGACCACCGGGCGGCACGTAACCGCCGGGTCCAACGCGATACATGCCCAGCTGATGGTCCTGGACCGCGACCCGGACGTGACATGCCTGGCGGGGCGGCCCGTGCGGCTGTTGTGGCGTACTCCCCGCGGCCAGGTGCGTTCCTGGGTGCCGCAACTCTTCGCCCGCCGTGCCGACGGCACCACGCTGCTCGCCGACTGCCCCGGCCACCCTAACGCGGGCGGCGAACGCGCGGTGAAGGCCGCTGAGGCGGTGGCGCAGGCATGCGCGGACGTCGGCTGGACCTACCGGCGCCTCCCGCCGCTCGACGACGTCCTGGCCGCCAACCTCAAATGGCTGGCCGGATACCGCCATCCTCGCAACGCCGGCCGCCCCGGGCTGATGACGGCGGTCGTCGAGGCGTTCACACGGCCTCAGCCGCTGGTCGAGGGCACCGAAGCGGTCGGCGACCCGATCGAAGTCCTTCCCTGCGTCTTCCACGCTCTGTGGCACGGCCGGTTGACGGCTGGTCTGGACACGCCGCTGCACGAACGCATCCTCGTCGGCCCGCAGGGCTGGAGCGACCAGGGCAAGAAGGGAGGTGCCGGGTGA
- a CDS encoding maleylpyruvate isomerase family mycothiol-dependent enzyme, which yields MAQTYAEAARLPQTDRDQSAVLAEAEGRAALDVLEKLRDEDWRRPTDCVEWDVRTLLSHLVAQCEDNISLPTMLRREVAGRWRHPGKGSVDAHMAAQVADHADASGPALVAQFALLWPRAVVARRRRPGLMRRAKVDSGMPGAPRMSVGYLLDTIYNRDLWMHRIDLARATGQPVAVGDHDRQIVEEVVRDLALAWSEAPIGLELTGPAGGGWLIGSGEPAAVVRADAVAYMRALAGRDDGVQLELVSGAEPALAAARRARIVF from the coding sequence ATGGCTCAGACCTACGCGGAGGCTGCGCGCCTGCCGCAGACTGACCGCGACCAGTCGGCCGTGCTGGCCGAGGCCGAAGGCCGGGCAGCTCTGGACGTGCTCGAAAAGCTCCGTGACGAGGACTGGCGACGTCCCACCGACTGCGTGGAATGGGACGTGCGCACCCTGCTCTCCCACCTCGTCGCCCAGTGTGAGGACAACATCAGCCTGCCCACCATGCTGCGCCGGGAGGTCGCGGGACGCTGGCGCCACCCCGGCAAAGGCTCGGTGGACGCCCACATGGCGGCCCAGGTCGCCGACCATGCGGACGCCTCGGGACCGGCGCTGGTTGCACAGTTTGCGCTGCTGTGGCCCCGCGCCGTAGTGGCCCGCCGACGCCGTCCGGGCCTGATGCGGCGCGCCAAGGTCGACAGCGGTATGCCGGGGGCGCCGCGGATGTCCGTCGGCTACCTGCTCGACACCATCTACAACCGCGACCTGTGGATGCACCGCATCGACCTGGCCCGGGCCACGGGACAGCCCGTCGCCGTGGGTGACCACGACCGGCAGATCGTCGAAGAAGTCGTCCGTGACCTGGCCCTGGCCTGGTCGGAGGCTCCCATCGGGCTGGAGCTCACCGGCCCCGCGGGCGGAGGGTGGCTGATCGGCTCGGGCGAGCCGGCGGCGGTCGTCCGGGCGGACGCCGTGGCCTACATGCGTGCCCTGGCCGGCCGCGATGACGGTGTGCAGTTGGAACTGGTGTCCGGAGCGGAGCCGGCTCTCGCGGCCGCCCGCCGGGCCAGGATTGTCTTCTGA
- a CDS encoding TetR/AcrR family transcriptional regulator, with translation MQEILDTALDVMAVEGVAALSMAEVARRVGVRPPSLYQYFPSKMAIYDALFEHGMREAVGVLEPYRAGLSENPRRAILAGQQATVAWAVANPVLAQLLYWRPVPGFEPTPQAFEPAVQQLEILRAALRAAVHAGQLSPAAADEEGVALYTALMAGVISQQLANEPSAQTEDGRFTRLTRTAVDMFFRFYAQEEGESDGSDLRGGCAPAAD, from the coding sequence GTGCAGGAGATCCTCGACACCGCGCTCGACGTCATGGCGGTGGAGGGTGTGGCCGCGCTGAGCATGGCCGAGGTCGCTCGGCGGGTGGGGGTGCGTCCGCCCTCGCTCTACCAGTACTTCCCGTCGAAGATGGCCATCTATGACGCCCTGTTCGAGCACGGCATGCGCGAGGCGGTCGGCGTCCTGGAGCCCTACCGTGCCGGGCTGTCCGAGAATCCGCGAAGGGCGATCCTGGCGGGCCAGCAGGCCACCGTCGCCTGGGCGGTGGCCAATCCGGTACTGGCACAGCTGCTCTACTGGCGGCCCGTACCCGGATTCGAACCGACCCCCCAGGCCTTCGAGCCCGCGGTGCAGCAACTGGAGATCCTGCGGGCGGCACTACGGGCGGCCGTGCACGCCGGACAGCTGTCACCCGCAGCCGCCGACGAGGAGGGTGTGGCCCTTTACACGGCGCTGATGGCTGGCGTGATCAGCCAGCAGCTCGCCAATGAACCGTCCGCGCAGACCGAAGATGGCCGCTTCACCCGGCTCACGCGGACGGCAGTGGACATGTTCTTCCGCTTCTACGCCCAGGAGGAGGGCGAGTCCGATGGCTCAGACCTACGCGGAGGCTGCGCGCCTGCCGCAGACTGA
- a CDS encoding GNAT family N-acetyltransferase: protein MDVASLLPLTTARLSLRLFTPGDADDLYSYQSLPSVARYLYRPAHTRERSEQVAAERAAQTAWRADGDKLALAVCRRDEPGVLGEVSLTLADARAAQAEIGWTLDPGHQGHGYATEAAAALAGFAFGTLGVHRLYARLDVENTGSVRVCERLGMRREAHLVENDLDGDRWGSEYIYAALSADLGSRSGD from the coding sequence ATGGACGTCGCCTCGCTGCTGCCGTTGACCACGGCCCGGTTGTCGCTGCGTCTGTTCACTCCCGGCGACGCCGATGACCTGTACTCCTACCAGAGCCTGCCGAGCGTGGCGCGCTACTTGTACCGGCCGGCGCACACGCGTGAGCGCAGCGAGCAGGTTGCCGCCGAGCGCGCGGCGCAGACGGCCTGGCGCGCCGACGGGGACAAGCTGGCGCTCGCTGTCTGCCGACGCGATGAGCCCGGCGTCCTTGGCGAGGTGAGCCTCACCCTGGCCGATGCCCGCGCCGCCCAGGCCGAGATCGGCTGGACTCTCGACCCAGGTCACCAGGGACACGGCTACGCGACCGAGGCGGCCGCGGCGCTGGCCGGGTTTGCCTTCGGCACGCTGGGCGTGCACCGGCTCTACGCACGGCTGGATGTGGAGAACACCGGGTCTGTACGAGTCTGTGAGCGCCTCGGGATGCGCCGGGAGGCGCACCTGGTCGAGAACGACCTCGACGGGGATCGCTGGGGCAGCGAGTACATCTACGCGGCGCTGTCCGCGGATCTTGGCAGCCGATCAGGCGATTGA
- a CDS encoding GlxA family transcriptional regulator, which produces MPASRLHRVAVLVLEGAKPLDVGIPAQVFTTRASMPYEVRVCGAAPGLVAGGDGLAYHVAHGLDALAWADIVFVPGYRFPDRDDPPQAVVAALIAAHDRGARLAAISTGAFALAATGLLDGRRATTHWHYTRALVARHPLVQVDENVLFVDEGSVLTSAGAASGIDLCLHILRGDLGVAASNHAARRLVAAPYRSGGQAQYVPRSVPEPLGERFAATREWALHRFGEPLTLDVLARQAGVSPRTFSRRFVEETGCTPMQWVMRARIDLARELLERSQRSVEQIAAAVGLGTGANLRLHFQRILGTTPSEYRRTFTRGE; this is translated from the coding sequence GTGCCTGCCTCCCGTCTGCATCGCGTCGCCGTCCTCGTGCTCGAGGGTGCGAAGCCGCTCGATGTCGGAATTCCTGCGCAGGTTTTCACGACCCGCGCGAGCATGCCGTACGAGGTGCGGGTGTGCGGGGCGGCACCCGGTCTCGTGGCCGGCGGCGACGGCCTCGCGTACCACGTCGCCCACGGCCTCGACGCGCTTGCGTGGGCCGACATCGTCTTCGTCCCCGGCTACCGGTTCCCGGACCGCGACGACCCGCCGCAGGCCGTCGTCGCGGCACTGATCGCCGCCCATGACCGGGGCGCGCGGCTCGCCGCGATCTCGACGGGCGCCTTCGCGCTCGCCGCCACGGGCCTGCTCGACGGCAGGCGCGCCACGACGCACTGGCACTACACGCGGGCACTCGTGGCCAGGCATCCGCTCGTCCAGGTCGACGAGAACGTGCTGTTCGTCGACGAGGGAAGCGTGCTCACCTCGGCCGGAGCCGCCTCCGGCATCGACCTGTGCCTGCACATCCTGCGCGGCGACCTGGGAGTGGCCGCGTCCAACCACGCGGCCCGGCGTCTGGTTGCGGCCCCCTACCGCAGCGGCGGCCAGGCCCAGTACGTGCCGCGCAGCGTCCCCGAGCCGCTCGGCGAGCGGTTCGCCGCCACCCGCGAGTGGGCGCTGCACCGGTTCGGCGAGCCCCTCACCCTCGACGTACTGGCGCGGCAGGCGGGGGTCTCACCGCGCACGTTCTCCCGGCGCTTCGTCGAAGAGACCGGCTGCACGCCGATGCAGTGGGTGATGCGCGCCCGCATCGACCTGGCCCGCGAACTGCTTGAGCGCTCACAGCGCAGCGTCGAGCAGATCGCCGCCGCCGTCGGGCTCGGCACCGGCGCGAACCTGCGCCTGCACTTCCAGCGCATCCTCGGCACCACACCGAGCGAGTACCGGCGCACCTTCACCCGGGGCGAGTGA
- the gap gene encoding type I glyceraldehyde-3-phosphate dehydrogenase, with product MTRIAINGFGRIGRNVLRALLERDSALEIVAVNDLTEPAALARLLAYDSTAGRLGRPVTVDGDVLVVDGRRITVLAEREPAQLPWAELGVDIVLEATGRFTSAKAARAHLDAGTKKVLVSAPSDGADVTLAFGVNTGAYDPAVHTIVSNASCTTNALAPLAAVLDELAGIEHGFMTTVHAYTQEQNLQDGPHRDARRARAAGVNIVPTTTGAAKAIGLVLPNLAGKLSGDSIRVPVPVGSIVELNTTVARDVTRDDVLAAYRAAAEGPLAGILEYSDDPLVSSDITGNPASSIFDSALTRVDGRHIKVVAWYDNEWGFSNRVIDTLELLATR from the coding sequence ATGACTCGCATCGCCATCAACGGATTCGGCCGCATCGGACGCAATGTGCTGCGCGCACTGCTGGAGCGCGACAGCGCCCTCGAGATCGTCGCCGTCAACGACCTGACGGAGCCCGCCGCTCTCGCCCGACTGCTCGCCTACGACAGCACGGCCGGCCGGCTCGGGCGCCCGGTGACCGTCGACGGTGACGTCCTTGTCGTTGACGGCCGCCGGATCACGGTGCTGGCCGAGCGCGAACCGGCGCAGTTGCCGTGGGCCGAACTCGGCGTCGACATCGTCCTGGAAGCCACCGGCCGATTCACCTCGGCCAAGGCCGCCCGGGCCCACCTCGACGCGGGCACGAAGAAGGTACTCGTCAGCGCGCCGTCGGACGGCGCCGACGTCACGCTCGCGTTCGGGGTCAACACCGGCGCCTACGACCCGGCCGTGCACACGATCGTCTCGAACGCCTCCTGCACCACCAACGCGCTCGCGCCGCTGGCCGCGGTCCTCGACGAACTCGCCGGTATCGAACACGGGTTCATGACGACGGTGCACGCCTACACGCAGGAGCAGAACCTCCAGGACGGTCCGCACCGCGACGCCCGTCGCGCCCGAGCCGCCGGCGTCAACATCGTGCCGACCACGACCGGCGCCGCCAAGGCGATCGGCCTGGTGCTGCCGAACCTCGCCGGCAAGCTCTCGGGCGACTCCATCCGCGTACCGGTGCCGGTGGGCTCGATCGTCGAACTCAACACGACCGTCGCCCGCGACGTGACGCGCGACGACGTGCTGGCGGCGTACCGCGCCGCAGCGGAGGGGCCACTCGCCGGCATCCTCGAGTACTCGGACGACCCCCTCGTGTCGTCCGACATCACGGGCAATCCCGCCTCGTCGATCTTCGACTCGGCCCTGACCCGCGTCGACGGCCGCCACATCAAGGTGGTCGCGTGGTACGACAACGAGTGGGGCTTCTCGAACCGCGTGATCGACACGCTCGAGCTCCTCGCCACCCGCTGA
- a CDS encoding GntR family transcriptional regulator — translation MGAGTENAVAKAVAALHEMIASMEILPGQSLRQEALAERLGVSRAPVREALRILESEGLLEHTRHVGYAVKRLTVAEFEQTYLMRRVLEAEVLRALPVPMPEEVLARLERLNEEIVEAWTAGDVAMMRTLNIDFHFTLFRASGLDLVVDEIRRIWALSDVYRSASLMDPRGRPRMFEEHAEMIAALRRDDPEAVVALMGIHRDGTRTSIAGLLAVGSGGSRTA, via the coding sequence GTGGGCGCAGGCACCGAGAACGCCGTCGCCAAGGCGGTCGCGGCGCTGCACGAGATGATCGCCTCGATGGAGATCCTTCCCGGCCAGTCGCTGCGTCAGGAGGCGCTGGCCGAGCGGCTCGGGGTGAGCAGGGCACCGGTGCGCGAGGCGCTGCGGATCCTGGAGAGCGAAGGGCTCCTGGAGCACACCCGGCACGTGGGTTACGCGGTGAAGCGGCTCACCGTCGCCGAGTTCGAGCAGACCTATCTCATGCGCCGTGTTCTGGAAGCGGAGGTGCTGCGGGCCCTGCCCGTGCCGATGCCCGAGGAGGTCCTGGCCCGACTGGAACGGCTCAACGAGGAGATCGTGGAGGCCTGGACCGCCGGAGACGTGGCCATGATGCGCACCCTCAACATCGACTTCCACTTCACCCTGTTCCGGGCCTCGGGGCTGGATCTCGTCGTGGACGAGATCCGCCGGATATGGGCACTGAGCGACGTCTACCGCTCGGCATCCCTGATGGACCCAAGGGGGCGGCCCCGGATGTTCGAAGAGCACGCCGAGATGATCGCGGCACTGCGCCGTGACGATCCGGAGGCCGTCGTGGCACTCATGGGCATCCATCGCGACGGGACCCGCACCTCGATCGCCGGCCTGCTCGCGGTGGGGTCCGGAGGCTCCCGGACCGCGTGA
- a CDS encoding enoyl-CoA hydratase/isomerase family protein, whose translation MADIEYTVRDRVATILLNRPHRKNAFTLDMVDAWADLLLRAGDDPEVRVIVVTGAGGAFCSGIDLGDLTGQERGPLAQKEMLTGRVHRVARALEQIDKPVIAAVPGAAVGAGMDMALMCDLRFAGRGARFGESYVNVGLVPGDGGCWLLPRIVGTSKALHLLWTGEFIDAEQALGIGLVEEVVDDDKLPEFVHAYAVRLAGQPPAAVRMIKRLVRQGARTDLMTSLDTVSSHFGVIGSTEDSKEAFAAFKERRPGQYNGK comes from the coding sequence GTGGCAGACATCGAGTACACCGTCCGCGACCGGGTCGCGACCATTCTGCTGAACCGGCCTCACCGGAAGAACGCCTTCACGCTCGACATGGTCGATGCGTGGGCGGACCTGCTGCTGCGGGCCGGGGACGACCCCGAGGTGCGGGTGATCGTGGTGACCGGGGCCGGCGGGGCGTTCTGTTCCGGGATCGACCTCGGCGACCTCACGGGCCAGGAGCGAGGCCCGCTGGCGCAGAAGGAGATGCTGACGGGGCGGGTGCACCGGGTGGCGCGTGCCCTGGAGCAGATCGACAAACCGGTGATCGCCGCTGTCCCCGGTGCCGCGGTCGGGGCCGGTATGGACATGGCGCTGATGTGCGATCTGCGCTTCGCCGGCCGCGGCGCCCGGTTCGGCGAGAGTTACGTCAACGTGGGTCTGGTCCCGGGAGACGGGGGCTGCTGGCTGCTGCCGCGCATCGTGGGCACGTCCAAGGCCCTGCATCTGCTGTGGACCGGCGAGTTCATCGATGCCGAGCAGGCGCTGGGGATCGGTCTGGTGGAGGAGGTCGTCGATGACGACAAGCTCCCCGAATTCGTCCACGCGTACGCCGTGCGGCTCGCCGGGCAGCCCCCGGCCGCCGTCCGCATGATCAAGCGGCTCGTCCGGCAAGGGGCCCGGACCGACCTGATGACCTCCCTGGACACGGTCTCCTCGCACTTCGGCGTCATCGGTTCCACCGAGGACAGCAAGGAAGCCTTCGCGGCCTTCAAGGAGCGCCGTCCCGGTCAGTACAACGGAAAGTGA
- a CDS encoding acyl-CoA dehydrogenase family protein — protein sequence MTLSAYEESLPELRAEVRSLVAGWDFVPRSDAWLRSFDPAFSRELASRGLVAMTYPVAYGGAGRTNVERLVVTEELLRAGAPVAAHWIGDRQIGPSILRHGTPELRAEILPLIASAQAVFCLGMSEPSAGSDLAAVRTAAVPCEGGWRLNGHKIWTSHAHRATHAYVLARTSTGERKHEGLTEFVLDMDAEGVRVTPITDLAGEHHFNEVHFEDVFVPAHRVIGEVGNGWRQVVEQLSFERGGAERMLSSYPALAELARVAAERPDAGLHERLGALTARLAVLRRMCFDVARAMDGGRAPVQESAALKYLGNAFETEVIEALRDTGAGVDAAPDGVYGQALMASPAFGLRGGAADVLLGMIARQEARA from the coding sequence ATGACTCTCTCCGCGTACGAGGAGAGCCTGCCCGAACTGCGGGCCGAGGTGCGGTCCCTGGTGGCCGGATGGGACTTCGTGCCACGCAGCGACGCCTGGCTGCGCTCGTTCGACCCGGCGTTCAGCCGCGAGCTCGCCTCGCGCGGCCTGGTGGCGATGACGTACCCGGTCGCCTACGGGGGCGCCGGCCGCACCAACGTCGAACGGCTCGTGGTGACCGAGGAACTGCTGCGGGCGGGTGCCCCGGTGGCCGCGCACTGGATCGGGGACCGGCAGATCGGACCGTCGATCCTGCGCCACGGCACGCCGGAACTCCGGGCCGAGATCCTGCCGTTGATCGCCTCGGCGCAGGCGGTGTTCTGCCTGGGAATGAGTGAGCCGTCGGCCGGTTCCGACCTGGCGGCGGTGCGCACGGCGGCGGTGCCCTGCGAAGGCGGCTGGCGGCTGAACGGCCACAAGATCTGGACCAGTCACGCGCACCGGGCCACCCATGCCTATGTGCTGGCGCGTACGTCCACCGGCGAGCGCAAGCACGAGGGGCTCACCGAGTTCGTCCTCGACATGGACGCCGAGGGCGTACGGGTCACCCCGATCACCGACCTGGCCGGCGAGCACCATTTCAACGAGGTCCACTTCGAGGATGTCTTCGTGCCGGCGCACCGGGTGATCGGGGAGGTGGGCAACGGCTGGCGGCAGGTGGTGGAGCAGCTCTCGTTCGAACGGGGCGGCGCCGAGCGGATGCTGTCCAGCTACCCGGCGCTGGCCGAGCTGGCGCGGGTGGCCGCCGAGCGGCCGGACGCGGGGCTGCACGAGCGGCTCGGCGCGCTGACGGCACGGCTGGCGGTGCTGCGGCGGATGTGCTTCGACGTGGCGCGTGCCATGGACGGGGGCCGGGCCCCGGTCCAGGAGTCGGCTGCCCTCAAGTACCTGGGCAACGCTTTCGAGACGGAGGTGATCGAGGCACTGCGGGACACCGGGGCGGGGGTCGATGCCGCTCCGGACGGCGTGTACGGGCAGGCGCTGATGGCCTCGCCGGCCTTCGGTCTGCGCGGCGGGGCGGCGGACGTCCTGCTCGGGATGATCGCGAGACAGGAGGCACGGGCATGA
- a CDS encoding acyl-CoA dehydrogenase family protein: protein MTEQSAPLRDLVGSVADGMKDAPAEALWDQLVELGLHRIGVSEEAGGSGGELADLLVVVRALAERGAATPLVEAATADWVLAGCGKLDGTLTTLLLRDDTGAGRELVLPRVPWGRSAGAVLVCTPGGLFRADLAGAGVEPGEDLAGEPRDTVTLVAAPEPLTTGSAFSPEAVRERIALLRSVAVTGAAHGAYRLTRQYVAEREQFGAPLLKLPAVMRQLALARIALAEADTALSLAGTTPEGIAVAALTTSRTATEVARIAHQLHGAVGITAEYPLHPLTRRLWAWRDAVAPASGWARELGARAAEAGEEGIWTALAAPGL from the coding sequence ATGACGGAGCAGTCCGCACCACTGCGGGACCTGGTCGGCAGCGTGGCCGACGGGATGAAGGACGCGCCGGCGGAGGCGCTGTGGGATCAGCTGGTGGAGCTGGGCCTGCATCGGATCGGTGTGTCCGAGGAGGCCGGCGGGTCCGGCGGCGAGCTGGCGGACCTGCTGGTCGTCGTCAGGGCGCTGGCCGAACGGGGCGCGGCGACGCCGCTGGTGGAGGCGGCCACGGCGGACTGGGTGCTCGCCGGGTGCGGGAAGCTCGACGGGACGCTGACCACGCTGCTGCTGCGGGACGACACCGGGGCGGGGCGGGAGCTGGTGCTCCCCCGGGTTCCCTGGGGCCGCAGCGCCGGGGCCGTGCTGGTGTGCACGCCGGGCGGGCTGTTCCGCGCGGACCTCGCCGGGGCTGGAGTCGAGCCGGGCGAGGACCTGGCGGGTGAGCCTCGGGACACGGTCACGCTCGTCGCGGCCCCCGAACCGCTGACCACCGGGTCCGCGTTCTCCCCCGAGGCGGTGCGTGAGCGGATCGCGCTGCTGCGGTCCGTGGCGGTGACCGGTGCGGCCCATGGCGCGTACCGGCTGACCCGCCAGTACGTGGCCGAGCGGGAACAGTTCGGCGCTCCGCTGCTGAAGCTGCCCGCCGTGATGCGGCAGCTGGCGCTGGCGCGGATCGCGCTGGCGGAGGCGGACACCGCGCTGTCGCTGGCCGGCACGACGCCGGAGGGCATCGCGGTCGCGGCGCTCACCACGTCGCGGACAGCCACCGAAGTGGCCCGGATCGCCCATCAGCTGCACGGCGCCGTGGGCATCACGGCGGAGTATCCCCTGCATCCGCTGACCCGCCGGCTGTGGGCCTGGCGGGACGCGGTGGCACCGGCATCGGGGTGGGCGCGGGAGCTGGGGGCGCGGGCCGCCGAGGCCGGCGAGGAGGGGATCTGGACGGCCCTGGCCGCTCCCGGACTCTAG
- a CDS encoding VOC family protein has product MNAAHAELSRDPAFGCGDPVWIPLPGTPLGGLTVMFLRDPDGVVVELVARPRSALAARG; this is encoded by the coding sequence GTGAACGCGGCCCACGCGGAACTCTCCCGGGACCCGGCCTTCGGCTGCGGCGACCCGGTGTGGATCCCCCTCCCGGGCACACCGCTGGGCGGCCTCACGGTGATGTTCCTGCGCGACCCGGACGGCGTCGTCGTCGAACTCGTCGCCCGTCCCCGCTCGGCGCTCGCCGCACGGGGCTGA
- a CDS encoding VOC family protein: protein MSAPAPLPHAHGILHINLNAAAAEPEHAFYRDLLGLNLRMRSHEPKGDATPMGIDGITDSETLFLYDARGPRVAGALEIVQWNEPGPVARALPAAPWHLGIAAVGYRVPWAPEELRRRAGGAVLGEAPLPVAGRANQGALRVQDPVGVPVELVPDADGESPALSHLRINTADLERALAWYRVLGFTVADGPTRRDLPAGTLGAAGPVAVTTAAVALSEDPTFTLELTQWHTPRPSVPSPTGRTHKACSVSPWPVRT from the coding sequence ATGAGCGCCCCCGCCCCCCTACCGCACGCGCACGGCATCCTGCACATCAACCTCAACGCCGCCGCCGCCGAGCCGGAGCACGCGTTCTACCGCGACCTGCTGGGCCTCAACCTGCGGATGCGCTCCCACGAGCCCAAGGGCGACGCCACGCCCATGGGCATCGACGGGATCACGGACAGCGAGACGCTGTTCCTCTACGACGCCCGCGGGCCCCGCGTCGCCGGAGCCCTGGAGATCGTGCAGTGGAACGAGCCCGGCCCCGTGGCGCGAGCCCTTCCCGCTGCGCCCTGGCACCTGGGTATTGCCGCCGTCGGCTACCGCGTCCCCTGGGCTCCCGAGGAGCTGCGCCGGCGCGCCGGGGGAGCCGTCCTCGGCGAGGCGCCCCTGCCGGTGGCCGGCCGGGCGAACCAGGGCGCACTGCGGGTGCAGGACCCCGTCGGCGTCCCGGTGGAACTCGTCCCGGACGCCGACGGCGAATCCCCGGCCCTCTCCCACCTGCGGATCAATACCGCCGACCTGGAACGCGCCCTCGCCTGGTACCGAGTCCTCGGGTTCACCGTCGCCGACGGCCCCACCCGGCGCGATCTGCCCGCCGGGACGCTCGGCGCAGCAGGCCCGGTCGCGGTGACCACCGCCGCCGTCGCCTTGTCCGAGGACCCCACCTTCACCCTCGAACTCACCCAGTGGCACACCCCGAGGCCGTCGGTCCCGTCCCCGACCGGGCGAACACACAAGGCCTGTTCCGTATCGCCCTGGCCTGTGAGGACGTGA